The genomic DNA AAGCGATCTACCAGGGTGGGTGGCACTTCTctcactcttttctttcttttccttcgcTTGTTCcgcatctctttctcaCTCCCTCAATCACTTTTCCGTTCCTCATCACACAAGATGTATAGGACTAATTATGGAAATAGACTATATTACAGAAAAGATTCCCCAGCTTCAAGTTCGAAGAAGGGTTaacggaagaagatgagctATGGAAAGAGGACGATCGAGAGACAGACGCACATATGCAAATGAGGGCGCAAAGGGCCATGGATAGATTGTTCGGTAAAGATGGTGCGAAAGAGACTTGTAAGTGCGCTCTTGGATATGCCTCATCCACCTGATCACCTTATTCTCCTGGGCTTCAATGGGGGTATGTCGTACTAATGGTGGTTCTGAAACATTATTTTAGATATCTCCGTTACGGCTCACTCGGCCATTTTGCGCAACTTGCTTGCTGtacttcatcatcaagcaTATCCACTAGCCACTGGGGAGATGATTCCTGTTGTGGTCAAGGCTACCCGATTAAGAGCCAACTCTTAATTTATCGCTATCAAAAGGGCGTGGCTCCTAGCTCGGCCTGGTTAAATAACAAAGTGATGGGTTTGGTTTAATAAAGTACATTTTTTTCTGGTTGATGCATCCAGATAACCGCATGTTCTTATACTTGGTACACTTTTGAAATCTCCCAGCCTTTCAAATCCCTTTCACACTTTCCGCTTAGCGATCGTAACCCTTACAGCTCTATGATCACTCCACCTCCCATTCCAACCCTCCGCATCAGCCTCCACCCAATTATCCACACATGCATACCTCACAATCGTCCATCCACCTCTAGCCTTCCCTCGTTTGGCGggatcatcatcgtccacCTCTGCACCAAGCATGACAAAGTCGATTCGTGTGGCATTTCGAGCGCCAGGAGGGGCGAAATCTGTGTATGTCAGATGGGGCCCGTAAGGACGAGTTTGGAGGGGGATGAtgggggaggaggcggaagaagtggaggtggtaaGAAGGTTAGTGAAACTGTCGAGAAAAGTAAATGATGGTTGGCCAGAGGgtaaaggatgaagggaggTTATATTCTTGTAACCATCCTCGCGCGATGGTGAATCTTTAAAGTGGACGTGCGGCAATCAGTTTCCAAACTTTCCTCTACCCAATGTGATCAACTCACTGAAATCACCAAAGAAGACTACCGGTGCCACCACAGGTGGTTTCTCCTTTTGCTCGACATCATGTACCCAATGCCAGATTGCAGATCTGATCAAGAGACTACTTTCCGCTCTAGCTCTCACTCCCAAGTGATCATAATGAGTATTGACGGCGTGAACCAACTCTCCACCTTTGTTCTCGTCTTTATAGCGGAGAGTCAGGAGAGTCGCGATGCGAGGTAAAGCCTGATCATGCCGATCAAGAATATGGAGAATCGCTACTTGATCAACCAACACCCAAGTGGAAAGTGACAGTGACATACAGCATCCCAGCCCTTGGATCCGGGAACGTTGGGTGTAGGGGATAACCACATTGTACCCCACCGTACCAGTTCAAATTTGGTACGATTGAAAAAGATGGGACTATACTCCCCGCCTTGCTTGCCGTCATCGCGGCCTGAACCTACGTGCGAGTACGTCTCGCCCAAAAGTTTCTGCAAGTCTTCAAGCTGATCATGAAAGACTTCCTTTGTAAACAAAATCAAtatttttttattttttttcagAGACAAGTGAAAAACGCGAAGGGGATGGGGTTGCTTACCTGGCAGCCGAGGATATCGAGTGGGCCTGTGGATAGAAGCGCATCGACCAAACGGGATTTACGTTCCGACCATGGTTTCTCGGCGAATACGTCCTTAGGATCAGCGGGGGGAGACCACTGATGGCCGTTTCGCCTgtgtaaaaaaaaaagaaaagttCAGTAAATCGTACAGAGTGTTTCAGAGAGGGCTTCGGGTGGTATTCGACCTTGATGACGGACGTACACGTTTACGGTTGCGATGTGGATCTGTTCAAGAGAGTTTTCTGGGGAGAGATGCCCCAGGCTGCTGATTCCTGGCATGCTTACCATGATTGTGTGATTAATTTGATACAAACAACTCGTCTGTCTTatagagaagatgaggtatATACAAAAGATATATTCCGTCACCGGGGTGGTGACCATCGGCCGCGGTTAGGTCCCAGGGGCCCCGCATCACATCCCGAGCTTTGATTTATCTCTtattgttttttttttccatttgACGTGACTTCATTTCCCACTCATCTCCTTGAAATTTCCCCAATCCCAATCTTCCTAAAACACACCTATTATATCCCATTACCTAGATCAACACATTATGTCAAACGGGGAGGCTGAAAAGAAGGTAGTAGTCAAAGGTCAACAGCCTGTTGATGAAGCCCTAAAAAAGGAGACGAAGGAACAAGTGAATGAGTGAGTGCTCTCTTTCTGATTTTAGGATTCGTTCTTAAGGAGTAGCTGTTATAACGCGGCGCGGCTGATCTTGATTTTCTCCATATCAGTGAAAGCTCCCAAGTCAAGGATCATGACTTTTATTTCAACTTTTATTCATCTCTTCAGAATCAGCAAGTTTCAATTTCCCATCAAGGGCTCGCATCCCCAACCCCcacccaaaaaaaagaaaatgcaGCAACTAGCTAATAGCCTTGTTTCACCGCAGAGCAAACATGATTGGCGACGTCGCACGTACAGGAACGTATAGGAAAGCTATCCTTGGTAATGCGGCAGTGGCGTTTGCCGGAAAGACTGTACTCGATGTCGGTGCTGGTGAGTGTGATGTTTATTTAAGCGCAAGTAATACGTGAAACGCTGATGTATGTGGgtaaaaaaataaaataaaataGGTTCTGGGATCTTGTCGTATATGTCTGCTCAAGCAGGTGCCAATCAAGTTATTGCTCTTGAAGCTTCCTCGATGGCCGAAAAGATTGAAATTGTGGGCATCGTTATCCGTTTCCGTTTCTTTTCGAGTAAAAAAACACACACAACCTAATAACTGACAAACCGTGGTTTCCATAGATGGTGAAAGCTGCCAATAGCGGCAGGATAAACCCTCATCTCAAAGACCGTATACGCATTGTGCGGGGTATGGTGGAGAATAAAAAAGTGCAAGAACAAGTGTTACAGAGTGGTAAAGTCGATACAATCGTATCGGAACCTATCGGTGTGATGCTTTTGCACGAGCGAATGGTCAGTCTACAGAGTCCAGCatgagcagcagcaggaatACTGACATGTTCATGTTCATGTTCATGTTCATGTTTTGACAGGTCGAATCATTCATTCTCGCGCGcgatcttttcctcaaacCTGGAGGCCAGCTCTTACCCTCCGCTGGacatatcttcttctgcccaTTCTCAGACGAAAGCCTTTATAATGAAACTGATCAAAAGGCGCAGTTTTTCAACAATACCCTTTTTGGTAACTAGAACTATATCTCCGGATTAtacttttcctttttttcgaAAGCATGATGGGGCTGATGTTGCTTTTACTAGGAACCGACTTTTCTGAATTATACCATGCAGCTAGAGAAGAAGTATTCGGTAAGTATCCCAACGACTTTTTCCCAACCTCTTCTGTCCCCCGTGGCTAACCCCCCCAATTGTTTTGGTTATACACAGCCCAACCTGTGGTCGGCATGTTCCCGCCTACCAGCCTCATATCCACGGCTTGCGCGCCCAAATCGTTTGATTTCTACACTTGCTCCAACGCCGATCTCCTCGAATTCACCATCCCCATCGACTTTATCGTTTCCCGTACCTCTCTCGTACACGGCTTAGCTTCATGGTTCGACCTTGATTTCCAGCCGAGGCCAGCGccaagggaggaagatgtcaaTTGGGATTTCCCGGTGGTGCCGTCTTCGTCCTTGTCGGGTAATGCGTGGCAGTGGATGACGCAGCAGGAGCAACCGTTGAATCCTGGTCCCaccccacctccaccagcgGATGGGCTCACCGTCACTCTTTCAACAGGGCCCAACGGTGAGTCGCT from Cryptococcus deuterogattii R265 chromosome 11, complete sequence includes the following:
- a CDS encoding endonuclease/exonuclease/phosphatase — translated: MVSMPGISSLGHLSPENSLEQIHIATVNVRNGHQWSPPADPKDVFAEKPWSERKSRLVDALLSTGPLDILGCQEVFHDQLEDLQKLLGETYSHVGSGRDDGKQGGEYSPIFFNRTKFELVRWGTMWLSPTPNVPGSKGWDAALPRIATLLTLRYKDENKGGELVHAVNTHYDHLGVRARAESSLLIRSAIWHWVHDVEQKEKPPVVAPVVFFGDFNSPSREDGYKNITSLHPLPSGQPSFTFLDSFTNLLTTSTSSASSPIIPLQTRPYGPHLTYTDFAPPGARNATRIDFVMLGAEVDDDDPAKRGKARGGWTIVRYACVDNWVEADAEGWNGRWSDHRAVRVTIAKRKV
- a CDS encoding histone-arginine methyltransferase CARM1; the encoded protein is MSNGEAEKKVVVKGQQPVDEALKKETKEQVNDESSQVKDHDFYFNFYSSLQNQANMIGDVARTGTYRKAILGNAAVAFAGKTVLDVGAGSGILSYMSAQAGANQVIALEASSMAEKIEIMVKAANSGRINPHLKDRIRIVRGMVENKKVQEQVLQSGKVDTIVSEPIGVMLLHERMVESFILARDLFLKPGGQLLPSAGHIFFCPFSDESLYNETDQKAQFFNNTLFGTDFSELYHAAREEVFAQPVVGMFPPTSLISTACAPKSFDFYTCSNADLLEFTIPIDFIVSRTSLVHGLASWFDLDFQPRPAPREEDVNWDFPVVPSSSLSGNAWQWMTQQEQPLNPGPTPPPPADGLTVTLSTGPNVPRTHWQQARLLLPEPLAVNKGERLTGSIHFKVNDARSYDLTLDLEVDRPGGVEWDPNPLKRRATYALQQQCFNYSYNPDANMGTLGFGGLTA